The following are encoded together in the Streptomyces sp. NBC_00341 genome:
- a CDS encoding ATP-binding protein — MDTPVPKNAAAARDAVMQLLTSQFCGLVNEGLAADVVVADALLVTSELVTNAFLHGGGLTGFAAEFTDEGLRLSVEDASRELPVAGDTDAGNSGVGRIGGYGWALVRRLAKQVSVSVHPGGKRIVALISLT, encoded by the coding sequence GTGGACACACCTGTCCCGAAGAATGCGGCCGCGGCGCGCGACGCCGTCATGCAGCTCCTGACGTCACAGTTCTGCGGGCTGGTCAATGAGGGGCTGGCAGCCGACGTGGTCGTGGCCGACGCGCTGCTTGTCACGTCGGAACTGGTGACCAACGCCTTCCTGCACGGCGGCGGACTCACCGGGTTCGCGGCCGAATTCACCGACGAGGGGCTCCGCCTCTCGGTCGAGGACGCCAGCCGGGAACTGCCGGTCGCCGGCGACACCGATGCCGGGAATTCCGGTGTCGGCCGTATCGGGGGCTACGGCTGGGCCTTGGTGCGTCGGCTCGCGAAGCAGGTCTCCGTCTCCGTCCATCCCGGGGGCAAGCGCATCGTCGCCCTGATCTCCCTCACGTGA
- a CDS encoding class I SAM-dependent methyltransferase, producing the protein MPATPEDKQTAEAAERARFDALVTEADTVPVSGWDFSWLDGRATEQRPSWGYAHAMGERLGRASAALDIQTGGGEVLAAAPKLPPLTVATESWPPNIARATALLHPLGAAVVADADEPPLPFGDAAFDLVVSRHPVTTWWDEIARVLAPGGTYFSQQVGPASVFELVEYFLGPQPPEVRGSRDPEQARAAAEAAGLEVVDLRFERLRTEFLDIGGVVYFLRKVIWMVPGFTVETYRPQLAALHRRIEDEGPFVAHTTRFLIEARKPGRPVSPA; encoded by the coding sequence ATGCCCGCAACACCCGAGGACAAGCAAACGGCGGAGGCGGCCGAGCGCGCCCGATTCGACGCTCTCGTCACCGAGGCGGACACCGTCCCGGTATCCGGCTGGGACTTCTCCTGGCTCGACGGCCGGGCCACCGAGCAGCGGCCCTCCTGGGGCTACGCCCACGCCATGGGGGAGCGGCTGGGCCGGGCGAGCGCCGCGCTGGACATCCAGACCGGCGGCGGTGAGGTCCTCGCCGCCGCGCCGAAGCTGCCGCCGCTGACCGTCGCCACCGAGTCCTGGCCGCCGAACATCGCCCGCGCCACCGCCCTGCTGCACCCGCTCGGCGCCGCCGTGGTGGCGGACGCGGACGAGCCGCCGCTGCCGTTCGGCGACGCGGCGTTCGACCTGGTCGTCAGCCGGCATCCGGTGACCACCTGGTGGGACGAGATCGCCCGGGTCCTGGCGCCCGGCGGCACGTACTTCTCCCAACAGGTCGGCCCCGCCAGCGTCTTCGAGCTCGTCGAGTACTTCCTCGGCCCGCAGCCGCCGGAGGTACGGGGCAGCCGCGACCCGGAGCAGGCACGCGCCGCCGCGGAGGCCGCCGGTCTCGAAGTCGTCGACCTGCGGTTCGAGCGGCTGCGCACCGAGTTCCTCGACATCGGCGGGGTCGTCTACTTCCTGCGCAAGGTGATCTGGATGGTGCCGGGCTTCACCGTCGAGACGTACCGGCCGCAACTCGCCGCGCTGCACCGGCGGATCGAGGACGAGGGACCGTTCGTCGCCCACACGACCCGCTTTCTGATCGAGGCCCGCAAACCCGGGCGGCCGGTCTCACCCGCGTAG
- a CDS encoding DinB family protein: MTRTDAPSAWDERTQLTTFLEYARATALAKCEGLTQEDACRAPLPGSPLMTIAGLVNHLRWVEYAWFEIDFLGGEDEGPWTDEDPDREMRIAVDMPLAVVLAEYEEQSARYRELVAAHDLDTRAKRPRSDGHHPDLRWILLHLIEETARHNGHLDIIREIVDGTTGS; encoded by the coding sequence ATGACACGCACCGATGCACCTTCCGCCTGGGACGAGCGCACCCAGCTGACCACTTTCCTCGAATACGCGCGGGCGACCGCACTGGCCAAGTGCGAGGGCCTCACGCAGGAGGACGCGTGCAGGGCCCCGCTGCCGGGTTCGCCGCTGATGACCATCGCGGGTCTGGTCAACCACCTCCGCTGGGTCGAGTACGCCTGGTTCGAGATCGATTTCCTCGGCGGGGAGGACGAGGGTCCGTGGACCGACGAGGACCCCGACCGCGAGATGCGCATCGCCGTGGACATGCCGCTCGCCGTCGTACTGGCGGAGTACGAGGAGCAGTCCGCCCGCTACCGCGAGCTCGTCGCCGCCCATGACCTGGACACCCGGGCCAAGCGTCCGCGGTCCGACGGCCACCACCCCGATCTGCGCTGGATCCTGCTGCACCTCATCGAGGAGACCGCCCGGCACAACGGCCACCTCGACATCATCCGGGAGATCGTCGACGGCACCACGGGGTCATAG
- a CDS encoding prepilin peptidase, whose product MYATLIAVAALWGAATGLLVPRAAYRFSVEPEDAWRDACPAGHALTGPGRGWLGSARCTACATAGATAAVHTETGPHTDEAPDIGDAPDAPRAAPWRRGGPRYAPALLAPVVSALGCAIVAATTGARPELAVWLLLTPVAVLLAAVDRRVHRLPDELTLPAAGAAAALLGVAALLPEHGGSWLSALLGGAGLGAFYLLLFLVNPNGMGFGDVKLALSLGVVLGWYGWAVVFVGGFAGFLFGAVYGLALMILRRAGRRTGIPFGPFMIAGALLGVLLGGLAA is encoded by the coding sequence GTGTACGCCACGCTGATAGCGGTCGCCGCCCTCTGGGGCGCCGCGACCGGACTGCTGGTCCCGCGCGCCGCCTACCGGTTCTCCGTCGAACCCGAGGACGCGTGGCGCGACGCCTGCCCGGCCGGCCACGCCCTCACCGGGCCGGGCCGGGGCTGGCTCGGCTCCGCGCGCTGCACCGCCTGCGCGACGGCGGGGGCGACGGCCGCCGTACACACGGAAACCGGCCCCCACACCGATGAGGCCCCGGACATCGGTGATGCCCCGGACGCCCCGCGCGCCGCGCCGTGGCGCCGGGGCGGGCCGCGCTACGCGCCCGCCCTCCTCGCGCCCGTCGTCTCCGCCCTCGGCTGCGCCATCGTCGCCGCGACCACCGGGGCCCGCCCCGAGCTCGCCGTATGGCTGCTGCTCACCCCCGTCGCCGTACTCCTCGCGGCCGTCGACCGCCGCGTCCACCGGCTGCCGGACGAGCTGACGCTGCCGGCCGCCGGGGCGGCCGCCGCCCTCCTGGGGGTCGCCGCGCTGCTGCCGGAGCACGGCGGCTCCTGGCTGTCCGCGCTGCTCGGCGGCGCCGGCCTCGGAGCCTTCTACCTCCTGCTCTTCCTCGTCAACCCGAACGGAATGGGCTTCGGCGACGTGAAGCTCGCGCTCTCGCTGGGCGTGGTCCTCGGCTGGTACGGCTGGGCCGTCGTGTTCGTCGGGGGCTTCGCCGGGTTCCTGTTCGGCGCGGTGTACGGCCTCGCGCTGATGATCCTGCGGCGCGCCGGGCGCAGGACGGGCATCCCGTTCGGGCCGTTCATGATCGCCGGGGCGCTGCTGGGCGTCCTCCTCGGCGGGCTGGCCGCCTGA
- a CDS encoding DUF192 domain-containing protein, whose product MARWRNGTGTLTFADPEGERETEIPLRIAASYRHRSRGLLGQDGVEGALLITPCGSVHSFRMRFTIDVAYLDRKLNVVAVHTMKPGRLGLPRLRARHVIEAEAGAMARWGLRPGVRVGIAQGDGPTGVRP is encoded by the coding sequence ATGGCCCGATGGCGCAATGGCACTGGAACGCTGACGTTCGCGGACCCGGAGGGGGAACGGGAGACGGAGATACCGCTGCGGATCGCGGCCTCCTACCGGCACCGGAGCCGTGGGCTGCTCGGGCAGGACGGCGTCGAGGGCGCGCTGCTGATCACCCCGTGCGGGAGCGTGCACTCCTTCCGTATGCGGTTCACGATCGATGTGGCCTATCTGGACCGGAAGTTGAACGTGGTGGCGGTCCACACGATGAAGCCGGGACGGCTGGGCCTCCCCCGGCTCCGCGCCCGGCACGTGATCGAGGCCGAGGCCGGCGCGATGGCGAGGTGGGGGCTGCGGCCGGGCGTGCGGGTGGGAATCGCGCAGGGCGACGGCCCCACGGGGGTACGGCCTTAG
- a CDS encoding glycosyltransferase family 39 protein, with the protein MSAEPSPQATHPRPRPQPPQEHRPLRARAAAALAAAAPALGAYAAVRIIGLVVFQVAASAAGKDAFHLLAERWDSIWYQRVAEHGYGYTVTLPDGGIHSDLAFFPLLPALERGIAEVTPLGLAGAGLLVAWLAGILAAWGIFAVGARLYGRRAGVALAALWGVYPTAFVQSMAYTETLFTALAAWSLYAVLTRRWIVAGALCGLAGLTRPSAAALIAALAITAAVTLVREYRAGATDGIVRRNGRMLAGVALAPLGWLGYVVFVAVREGSPLAYFDVQAQWGNSIDGGAALAAFILGLPLPGALGLCAALAGLGWLVYLCVRQRQPLPVLVYGIAVVVISLIGSGYFGSRPRLMMPAFPLLLPPAVALLRLRSTARTATVLAVLAAASAGYGAWTLLGSGPP; encoded by the coding sequence ATGTCCGCAGAACCCTCCCCGCAGGCCACCCACCCCCGGCCGCGCCCGCAGCCCCCGCAGGAGCACCGGCCGCTCCGTGCGCGGGCCGCCGCCGCGCTCGCCGCCGCGGCGCCCGCGCTCGGCGCCTACGCGGCCGTGCGGATCATCGGGCTCGTCGTCTTCCAGGTGGCCGCGTCCGCAGCGGGGAAGGACGCCTTCCACCTGCTCGCCGAACGCTGGGACTCGATCTGGTACCAGCGGGTCGCCGAGCACGGCTACGGCTACACCGTCACGCTCCCCGACGGCGGCATCCACTCCGACCTGGCCTTCTTCCCACTGCTGCCCGCACTGGAGCGCGGCATCGCGGAGGTGACCCCGCTCGGTCTCGCGGGCGCAGGACTGCTGGTGGCGTGGCTGGCCGGCATCCTCGCGGCCTGGGGGATCTTCGCCGTCGGAGCGCGGCTGTACGGACGCCGGGCCGGGGTGGCGCTGGCCGCGCTGTGGGGGGTGTACCCGACGGCGTTCGTGCAGTCGATGGCGTACACCGAGACCCTGTTCACCGCGCTCGCCGCCTGGTCGCTGTACGCCGTGCTGACCCGGCGGTGGATCGTGGCCGGTGCGCTGTGCGGACTGGCCGGGCTGACCCGCCCCTCCGCCGCCGCGCTCATCGCCGCCCTCGCGATCACCGCCGCCGTCACGCTCGTACGCGAGTACCGGGCCGGCGCCACCGACGGCATCGTCCGCCGCAACGGCCGGATGCTGGCCGGGGTGGCCCTCGCACCGCTGGGCTGGCTCGGGTACGTGGTGTTCGTCGCCGTGCGCGAAGGCAGCCCGCTCGCCTACTTCGACGTCCAGGCCCAGTGGGGCAACAGCATCGACGGCGGCGCCGCCCTCGCGGCCTTCATCCTCGGCCTCCCGCTGCCGGGGGCGCTCGGGCTGTGCGCGGCGCTGGCCGGGCTCGGATGGCTGGTGTACCTGTGCGTGCGGCAGCGCCAGCCGCTCCCCGTGCTCGTCTACGGCATCGCCGTCGTCGTCATCTCGCTGATCGGCTCCGGCTACTTCGGCTCCCGGCCCCGGCTGATGATGCCGGCGTTCCCGCTCCTCCTGCCGCCCGCCGTCGCCCTGCTGCGGCTGCGCTCCACGGCCCGAACGGCGACGGTCCTCGCGGTGCTCGCCGCCGCCTCCGCCGGGTACGGGGCGTGGACGCTGCTGGGCTCCGGCCCGCCGTGA